CCATGGAGAAGACCGCGGGCGGGGACATGACCACGCGAATGGAGCAGGACGGGGAGAACGAAGCGATGGACACCATCGCGAGCGAGTTCAACGCCATGATCGAGGAGTTGGAGAAGACGACCGGCCAGCTCAAGAGCTTCTCCGAAGAGGTCGCGGAATCCGGTGACGTGGTGTTGCAAAGCGCCGAGTCCGTCCGTGACGCCTCCGAACAGGTCGCCGAGTCCATCCAAAAGATCTCCGACGAGGCCTACGAGCAGAAAGACCAGCTACAGACGATCTCCGAGGATCTCGACGAACTGGTCGAGACGCTCGAAGCCCTCGAAGCGGAACAGCAAGCGGTCGACTTCGGCGACTCACTCACCCAGTTCCGCACCGTCGCGACCCAGCTCCAGGAGGCTGCGGACACCAGCGAGCAGATGATGTCCGAGTCCGAGACCGTCGCCGGTGCCGCCGAGGAACAGGCCGCCGAACTCAACGAAGTGTCCTCGCGTGCCGAACAGCTGAAACGGTACGCTCGACCGCTCGGGGACATCCTCGACCGCTTCGAGACGGAAGCCGAACACGAGTTCGTCTTCTCCGGCGGACCGTCACAGACGACGCGAACGCAAGAAGAGAGCGAAGACTGACGACGCTAATTCCGGAGTCTCGTGATCCGTCGTTTCGACGAGGCCGTCGGGACCAGCACTTCTCGGCCTGACTGATACGCTGTCGTGTTCTATCGCTGGCCTCGTCTCCCTCGTGAGACGGGCGGGCTGGGACGACGCCGACGACGAGTCGTGCGTCTCGAACTTCGGCACTACCGCCACTCTCGCCGTCTACGAGCGTCGGCGACGTTCTGAACTGGCCGCTCGACCGCTGCTGGACTGACGTGCCTCTGAGACGTACTGTTCACTGCCGTTCGCTTCCTCGTTGTGTATAGCACCATATGATTTATCTGTCCTGCTGTGGCCACCTTCGGCGAGCGAAAGTGACAAAAAACAGCCACGCACAGCGACCGAAAGCGAGCAACGAGGGGAAAACGCTAGCGCCAGCATGACATCCACGGCCCGCTGCCGGGCAGTACCCGACGAGGACGGTCAGAAGCCGTCGAGAGACCAGCGATAGGGTCGCTCGCACCGATCGTCGTCGGTGATGTGGCGTCGAGATCCGTCGCCAACTGCTACGCTGTGACGACGATCGACTGTGCCGGACGGCGGTGCCCAAATAGGGGCTGACCGAAGCGCTGGAAAGCACCGCAAGCCCACGCTGGGTGGACCCTCACGGTGTCGCCGGCCGATGGAACCGCGGCCCTTGCAGGAATCTCGCCGGTACCTGTACGCGGCCGCAGCGCCGTTCGAACGGGCTGAGGAGCGGAGTCCTGGTGCAAGCACGCAGAGCGTGGTTCGAGAGGGCCGACGGCTCTTCCCCTCGACGGTGAGTCGCCGGACCGCAAGCGCGAGGGCGTCGGCGTCTACGAGTCGACAGAGACAGCGGCTTCTCTGAACACGACCTGCCGTACTGGCGGCACATTCATTAGCCCGCCGTTTGTCGCTCGAACACTGGTTTTGCGGGGCTTCGCCCGAGCGTTCGTCGAGAACGCTCATTTCGATCGAGCCCCGCTACAAACCACACACCGACCATGACGACAGACACGCCTTCTCCGGAGATCGAATCGATCGTCGACTACGAGCGCCTTGCTGCGGACGATACGATTCCGTATCACGAACAGCGAGATACGGTCGACGCGGCAGTCGTCGAACAGGTGAGAGAGCGTACAGACCTCGCTTGCGTGGGCATCACGAACCCAGCGGGCGAGCTCCTCCTCTGACGGCAGACAGACACCTGCTCGTGGAAGCTCCCCGTCGAGAACGTGGCACCGGACGAGGAGTTCACGGCTGCGATCGTCGATCACGTTCGAGCGACGATCGGCTTCGAGATCGAACTGACGGCGATCGAAGGCGTCTGGCAGGTCACCGTCGAAACGAACGACGGCGAACAGACCGCGACTCGGGGATTCGTCACCGTCCGCGGCGTCCCCCTCTCGGGAGAGTACGACCTCACCGCCGTGGAACCCACTGGTGAGTCGGTCCACGCGGCCGAGTGGTTCGACGAACTGCCCGCGGACGTCGACGCAGTTCCGGGCACTGACGTATGCTTGGACTGAGTGGCGGCGTCGAAGCGCGTCCGTCTCTCGGGGACTGCTATCGTCGGCCGCAACTCTGTGAACGACTGGACGGCCATAGGGCCGGGATGGGTGACGACGGTTACAGTCGGTCGTGGACTACCGACTGTCGAGTGTTGCCACGACGGGCAGCCGTCCGGTTTTCCATTCGGTCGTCGCTTACTTCGGACACAGAGAACGCTCAGAGCCGTGAGCGATCGACCCCGTAAGAAACCTCGTCCGACGTGACCGGTCGTGCAAGAGACACCTGCGTCGCAGAGTCTACCCTCAGTCGCGGTGCTCCGACGCGACGACAGTCGGCACCGTCCACAGCGAGCGGCCGCTGCTGACCAGATCGACTTGCGCTGTCGCCGAATCGTGTTGTTGCTTGGAAAACAATATTTATCTGTGGATGTGATCACCACCGCAGCTTGAATGCATACACACAAATAAAATACAAGTAGGCAGCCGCTATAGGATATCATAACCACAGATAAATGACCTTATCTGTGCTTGTGAGTTAGATTGATGTGGCTGGGAACTGACGGAACCGACATGGCACGTGACGGCGACGTCGACACCTCCCGAGCGAGGATTCAGTCCTACGTTCCGACCTACCAGAAACAGGAGTGGCAGGCACACGCCGACGAACTCGACATGAGCCTCAGCGAGTTCGTCAGATCGATGGTACAGGCCGGGAGGCGTGGTTTTACCGTCGACTCGGTCGAAGACGGGTCGTCGACAGTGGAGAAATCCGGTGAAGGGGAACAATCGGACGCTGACCCCCAGGGTCAGCGTCTGGAAGACCGGGTTCTCTCGACCCTCGCCGACGGCGACAGCTACGAGTGGGACGAACTGGTCGCCGCAGTGACCGACGACATCGAAGCGCAACTTGACGAGACGCTACAGGAACTGCAAGCGCGCGACGAGATCAGATACAGCGGGCGCGAAGGAGGGTACGTCAAGAAATGAGCGCCGACACCGACGCCGTCGACGCGAGCGAGGACCCCGTGGGCTACTTCCTGGACGATATGACCTACCACGGGAAGACGGATCGGACGCGGGAGTACTACGAGCGCGTGCTCCGGGAGTTCGAGTCCTTCCTCGACAGCGGAGCCCGGCCGGTAGGACTGGCCGAAGCGACCCACCGAGACTGTATGGCGTACGTCCACGGGCTCAGAGACGAGCAGAGCGACTCGACCGTCGCGACGTACGCCTCCTACTTGCATCGGTTCTACGCGTACATGAACCAGGTCGGAACCTTCGAGGAGAACCCGATGGCGCTGGTGATGGAGGAGATGGACGAGACGATCGACACCGACCCCCAGCGCCGAGAGATCCCGATCCCGGCGATGCGGTCGTTCGTCCAGGACATCGACCACCCCATGGAGCGAGCGGTCGTCGTCACCCTGTTGAAGACCGGGATGCGTGCGGGCGAACTGTGCAACCTCGACGTTCGTGACCTGCATCTGTCCGAGTGTACGGTCACGGCGGGGACTGCGATTCGACCACAACTCGAAGAGCGCCCCGACTCGCTGTTCGTCTCGGCCGAGCCGGCGCGTGGCGCGGTCGTCAACGGCGAAGAGCGGACGGCCTCGAACAAGCGAAAGCGGGACACGACGATCCCCGTCGACGCGGAGTTGGGCGACGTACTCGAACGATGGTTGGCCGTCCGCCCGGATCCGAGATCGACCGCAGAGCCGCTGTTCACGTCGACGAGCGGAGACTGGGGGAAGCGACTCACGCCGGATATGGTCCACCACGTCGTCGAACGCCACGCACGCGACCGCGGCTGGTACCAGGACGGCGGCGACGCGGCCCAGAACGTGACGCCTCACTACTTCAGACACTTCTTCACGACACACCTCCGCGATCGAACGGGTGATCGGGGAATCGTGAAGTACCTGCGCGGCGACGTAGCCCAGGACGTGATCGATACGTACACCCACGAGTGGGGCGACCGCGTTCGCACCGTCTACGACGAACACGTGTACGATATTTGCTAGCGCCCGTCACTATTTTGTCGGCGACACGGCGGCAGCTCGCAGACACGTAAACTGTATGTCGCTATATCAATGGTTGCGGTACAGATCGCACTCACAGGTGGGGAAACTGCCGGAGTGCGAGAGCACGAGGAGAAGAGAGCGATCGCGTGTCGGCGTCATACTGCCGGCTGTCCGTCTGTGAAGAGTTTCGCGACCCGTGGTCGCGATCGTGAAACAGTGACAGCCGGCAGTATCAGTCGAACCCGGCGAACTCCGAGCGGTCGACCTCGTCGATTGCCTCAGCGAGTCGCTCGACGGCGGGCTTGTCCCGACGGTCCGGCGTTGTGAGTACGCGGACCCGCTGTCGGCCCAGCGAGACGAAATCGAGTTCGAGCGCCGTCGCAGTCTCGCGAAGTCCGAGACCGGCGTCGGCGTCTCCGGCGGCGACTGCGCGTGCCGGGCTCTCGTCGCCGCTGGTCGTCAGGTCGTACCCAGAGATGTCGGCAGTCAGTTCGCTTCGAGTGACCTCGCGTTCGTCTGCGAGGGCGTCGAGATGGGCGTCGAAGCTGGTACGCAACCCGAATCCGGTCGCGAGATTGACCATCGATCCGTCGCCATCGATCAGCGACGGGACGCCTTCGATTCCGTCGGGATTGCCTGCGGGGACGACGAGTCCCCACTCGCGAGTCCAGCCGCCCAACTCGACGGCGTCCGCCGACTCTCCGGTCGGGCCAGCGGCGACCACCACGTCGGGGATACCCGCACGCAGTCGCCGCAGTGCCTCGTGCGTCCCGACCGGGAGAAAGCGGGGGTTGTCCAGCCCGTCGAGGAGCTGGGAAACCACGGGATCGGAGTCGCCGGCACACAGCACCGACGGAGGCCGAACGTCGGGCGAGAACAGCTCTACCGTGACGGCTTCGCCCGCGTCGAGGAAGGCCGTGTCGGCGGGCACG
Above is a genomic segment from Halomicrobium sp. LC1Hm containing:
- a CDS encoding tyrosine-type recombinase/integrase, encoding MSADTDAVDASEDPVGYFLDDMTYHGKTDRTREYYERVLREFESFLDSGARPVGLAEATHRDCMAYVHGLRDEQSDSTVATYASYLHRFYAYMNQVGTFEENPMALVMEEMDETIDTDPQRREIPIPAMRSFVQDIDHPMERAVVVTLLKTGMRAGELCNLDVRDLHLSECTVTAGTAIRPQLEERPDSLFVSAEPARGAVVNGEERTASNKRKRDTTIPVDAELGDVLERWLAVRPDPRSTAEPLFTSTSGDWGKRLTPDMVHHVVERHARDRGWYQDGGDAAQNVTPHYFRHFFTTHLRDRTGDRGIVKYLRGDVAQDVIDTYTHEWGDRVRTVYDEHVYDIC
- a CDS encoding DUF5805 domain-containing protein, giving the protein MARDGDVDTSRARIQSYVPTYQKQEWQAHADELDMSLSEFVRSMVQAGRRGFTVDSVEDGSSTVEKSGEGEQSDADPQGQRLEDRVLSTLADGDSYEWDELVAAVTDDIEAQLDETLQELQARDEIRYSGREGGYVKK